From the Prochlorococcus marinus str. AS9601 genome, the window AGATCATGCAAGCACTTTTGGGGGAAACCCTTTCGCCTGCAAAGCTGCTCTAACTGTATTAGAAGAAATAAATAGAAGAAATCTTATTAATAATGTTTATCTAAGAGGGGAACAATTAAGTGCTGGATTTGAAGAATTGTCAAAAAAATTTCCAAATATTATTAGCGAAAAAAGAGGTTTAGGTTTAATACAAGGTCTTGTGATCAATGATGATTATGCTGAAGCAAAAAAAATTACATTAAAAGCTTTTGATAAAGGATTACTGGTAGTTCCTGCAGGAGGAAACGTCGTAAGAATTGTCCCACCATTAGTTATATCTCGAAGAGAAATTAATATTCTTTTGAATAAGCTAAATTCAATTTTTGAAGAGTTATAACAATTTAAATTTTGAAAAATGCAAATTTAAAAATTTTTGAATTATTATCTCCTAAATACGAAAGGGATAATATCAAATTAGGTTTATCAAGAATTAAAAAAGCACTTCAAGAACTTGGTAATCCCTGCGGAAATGTCCCTGCGATACAAATTATTGGAACCAATGGGAAAGGATCAATCGCAGCATATATAGAGAGTATACTTTTTGAAGCTAAAAAGAATTTTGGTGTAACGACATCTCCTCATCTTTTTGACGTATGCGAAAGGATTAGAGTAAATAAAAAAAATATCAGCAAAACTGATTTTGAAAAAATCTATAAATTAATAGAAACAAAATTTTCAAAATTTGAATTAACACCTTTTGAAAAAATTATTTGCTGCGCACTTAATTTTTTTGATAATAAAAAAGTTGAATTGCTCATTCTTGAAGCTGGCTTAGGGGGACGATTAGACGCGACAACAGCTCATAAATCTAGACCAATAATTGCTATTGGGAATATTGGCTTAGACCATAAGGAATTTCTTGGAGATACGATTGAAAAAATTGCCAAAGAAAAATTAGCAGTTATTGAACAAAATTCAATTGTTATCTCATGCCACCAAAATAGTAAAGTTGAAAATTTAATAACCAAAAAAGTTAAAGAGGCAGGTGCAGCAATTATTTGGAAAGATTCAATTTCAAACAGCTATGAGCTTGGATTAAAAGGAATTTTTCAAAAGCAAAATGCTTCAGTAGCTGTTGGAGCAATTGAAGCGCTGAATAATTTGGGATTCAATATAAAAGAAAAACATATATCTGAAGGTCTTAAAAAGACAACTTGGAACGGAAGGCTAGAAATAATAAATTATTTAAACAAAGAAATTCTTGTAGATTGTGCGCATAATTATCCTGCTGCAAAAGCACTCTCTAATGAGCGAAGCAATTGGGAGAATGAAGATAAAGGAATTTATTGGATTTTAGGTGTCCAAAGACAAAAAGATATTTACGCAATATTAAAAACACTTCTAAAGAAAAATGATCACTTATTACTTGTGCCAGTTCCAAACCAACCTTGTTGGCAATTAAATGATCTCTCTCAGATTAAAGAAATTGACTTTCAAAAAATAATTGAATTTAAAAAATTTGAACATGCCATTGAGTATTTATTTTCCCTGGAAACATGGCCACCTAATCATCCTGTTGTAACAGGTTCTATTTTTTTAGTTGCTGAATTTATTAAATTTGCGTATAAACAGAAATTCTAAATTTTAAATTGTTCTCTTACTTCCCAACCTTCCAATTTCCCTGGATTTAATAGCCCTTTTGGATCAAATCTTAATTTCGCTTTTACTTGATCTGCATCCACCACTCCGAGACCTCCTCCTTCAACTGTTAAAACATGAGGATTAAAAATAAACGCACCAAGTTTCTTGCAATCTTCCATTATTTCTTTTAATTCTTCTGGCCCATTCCACTTTAAAACAGGCAAAGCCGCTAATCGCGGTGATCCTTGTTGTGAAACTGCCTCTAAATGCCAAAGAACTTTTTTACCCCATTTTTTCCTCAAAAAATTAATTAATTCTATTTCATTATTAAGTGGCAAAAGCATCTGTAAATACGTCCAATTTTTATCCCTAGACCTCATATGAAGAGTTGTATGATTCCATACGACTTCAGAAATTCCATTCACGAGCTTTTCTTCTTCCCCAAGTAAGGTAGATTCAACTTTAAATTTTTTACAAATAAGCTCGATGGTTTTTATTCCTCCAAGGGTAGATTGTATTAATATCTTGTGACTTCTAGATTTACCTTTAAACCATTTTGGCATTTGATCTACAATTTCTTCTTCAAGAATTGCTCCTAATTTCAGATTAATTGCTGCGCTAGTAAGAGTTTTTAATATTTCTATTGTTTTTTCAAATTCAATACAGTCGATAACTAATGAGTACCACTTACGTTTGATATCAGTAGCAAGTAATAAAGAAGTAATTATTCCATTAGTCCCATAAGCATGATTAAGAGGTTCGGATTCTTCAGCATCAAATTTTAGTAATTCAGGTTTTTCATTCATCGTTACTGCCTCTAAACCTAAAAGATTTCCTGGATCCCTTAAAAATCCCCATCTAATGGAACCAATACCTCCTGAACCACCTGCAATAAAACCTCCAATTGTGGCAGTTTTCCAAGTACTAGGAAGTAACCTCAATTCCCTCCCATATTTATCTAATTGTTTATTCAAATCTCCCATAACACAGCCAGATTGTACTTTTACAAAGCCTGTATCTGGATCAAATTCTTCTAACTTATTAAATTGACTCATCTGCATCACAACTCCTTTAAATAATGGGACAGCTTGTCCATAATTACCCGTACCTGAACCCCTTAAAGTAAGTGGGATAGATAATTCCCAACAAATTTCTGCTACTTCTTTTACCGCTTTGTGATCACTAGGTCTTACCACCACATCAGCAATACATTCGTCTAATTTTTCAGTAAGGATTGGAGAGTAGTTATAAAAATCTTTTGAAAGTCTTTTTACATCGGATTTATTTTCAATAATCTCTAAGTTTTTGACTTCTCTAAATTTGTCTATAAATTTAAGTTTTGATATCATTAATAAAATTTTTATGATTTGTATATAAATTAGCCAATTAGGAATGTAAATCGCCGTTTATAAATACTTTTCTCTTTAAATTGCTCGAAAAAACATCTGCCCACCTTTGTGCATCTAAAATCACAAAATCAGCAGGACAACCTTTTTTAATTAAACCATCCCATTTTAAATTTAATAATCTGCTTGGAGCTAAAAAAATAGAAGATAGAGTCATTCGCTCCCAGGGATTTAGTTGAAGCATAGGCATCGAGCAAGACAGCATATAAAAAGGGTCAAAATTACCAAATGGGTACCAAGGGTCTTGAACATTATCACTACCAAGAGATACATCCACATGTGATTTTTGTAATTGCTTTATTGGCGCAACTGGTCTTTTAAATGAAGTAGTTTTATTACTTCGATTGAGCAGCCAAAAATTTGTTAGGGGTAAAGCAACAACCTTAATATTTTTCTCAGCCATTTTTTCTCCTAAATTTAAAATCTCACTATTACTTAGAGAAATAAGACTACTCAAATGACTACAAGTGATTGGAATACTATTAATTTTTAAATTTTCTATTGTTTCTAATAAAACTTTTATTCCCGCTCCAGGTTCAATAATTGATTCATCTATATGCAAATCAATTTCTAATTTATATTTTCTAGCAAGAAGAAGCATCTTTGCTAGAAATTTGCTTGTATTTTTTTTATTGAAAGGGGGTACAATAACACCTCCTAAAATACCTCCATTAGAGGAAAATATTTTTGCCAAATCTTCTCCATCAGTTGTATCCCAGAATTCCACTGGAGCTAGAGCAACGTATTGTAGTGTCAACTCAGATGAAAATATTTTTTGTAATTTAAAAAGTTCAATCCAAATGTCAATAGATTGACCTTTGTATGTATCGATATGACTTCTAATTGCTCGGTATCCATTTTGTATGGCAAGTTTTAATGATTTATCAACTCTCTCAAGAACCTTATCTGTAGTTCTAGTTTTATGTTCTTCAAGATTTACTGATAACGCTCCTCCGTAGTTTGATTCCAGATTAGGAAAGTCTGCCCATGTAAAAGATTTATCAAAATGCGAATGCGTTTCAACAAATCTTGGGAATAAAATATTTTTTGGTTTTGTAATTTTATTTTTTAAAGGCTTTAACTCAGAAACTAATCCATCCTCCCAACTAATGGAAACTGAACATAAATCCTCTACATCGATAATGAGGTTATCTATATCTTCTATTAGACAAAGGCTTCTGGGAATAAGAACCTCAGCTGTGCCGGAATTACTCAAATTTTTAAATTTTCTTTTTATTTTAAATCATAAGAAAACTTTACTGAATTTGAAAATAATTCAAATTTCGCTAAAAGATAAAAATAACTATGAAAAATTACCCTTGAGTTGTTAAATTTATAAATGTGAGGCGGGCGTCGCCAAGTGGTTAAGGCAGCGGCTTGTGGCGCCGCCATTCGGGGGTTCGAATCCCCTCGCTCGCCCTCAAAAAAATTGCAGCAAAATTTTTTAAATTGTAATTTTGAATTAAAGAATCATAAAAATTCCTAGCAAAGTGCTAACAAACACAAAACCAGACGAAAAAATTTTTCAAAAGAATTCAACTACTGGTAGTTATTGGATAACCACATTTGGATGCCAAATGAACAAGGCTGATTCTGAGAGAATGGCTGGTACATTGGAGAAAATGGGATATACCAGAGCAGATAATGAATTAAATGCGGATTTGGTCTTGTACAATACATGCACAATCAGAGATAACGCGGAGCAAAAAGTCTATAGCTTTCTAGGAAGACAAGCAAAAAGAAAGCACAAAACACCTAGCTTAAAACTTGTTGTTGCAGGTTGCCTTGCTCAGCAGGAGGGAGAGTCCTTACTAAGGAGAGTCCCAGAACTTGATCTGGTTATGGGGCCTCAACACGTAAATAATCTTGAGAATCTTCTGGGGAAAGTTGATTTAGGAAATCAAGTTGCTGCCACAGAAGAAAACTTCATTTCTGAAGACATAACAAGTGCCAGAAGAGAAAGCTCTATTTGTGGCTGGGTTAATATCATTTATGGATGTAATGAAAGATGTTCATATTGTGTAGTCCCCTCTGTAAGAGGAAAAGAGCAATCAAGATATCCAAATGCGATAAAAAGTGAGATTCAAAAATTAGCTGGTGATAATTTTAAAGAAATTACTCTTTTGGGTCAGAACATTGATGCATATGGTAGAGATCTTCCAGGAACAACAAAAGAGGGAAGAAAAGAAAATACTTTAACTGATCTTTTATATTATATTCATGATGTTAAAGGAATTCGCAGAATAAGATTTGCTACTAGTCATCCAAGATATTTTTCAAAAAGGTTGATTCAAGCTTGTTATGAACTTGATAAAGTCTGTGAACATTTCCATATTCCTTTCCAAAGTGGAAATGATGAGATTTTAAAGCAAATGTCCAGAGGATATACTATCAAAAAGTATAAAAATATTATCGAGAATATAAGATCATTAATGCCAGATGCATCAATCACAGCTGACGCAATAGTTGCATTCCCAGGAGAAACCGAAAAACAATACCAAGATACGTTAAAGCTAATAACAGAAATTGGCTTTGATCAAGTAAATACAGCAGCATACTCTCCAAGACCAAATACGCCTGCGGCAGTTTGGTCGAATCAACTTTCAGAAGAGGTGAAAAAAGCTAGATTGCAAGAAATAAATGATTTGGTCGAGAAAACTGCTAGGAGCAGAAACAAAAGATACATAAATAATATAGAAAGCGTTTTAATTGAGGGTTTAAATCCAAAAAATTCCTCGCAAATTATGGGTAGAACTAGAACGAATAGACTAACTTTCGTAGAGATTCCAAAAAACATTGACTTTAATTTTTCATTGGGAGATGAGATAGATGTCAGAATTAATGAAACAAGACCTTTCTCTTTAACAGGCGAACTTTATCTATAATTTTTTTTCTAAATGATTGGGGGAAAGAAAAAATGTATTGGGTTAATATTTGGTGGTAATTCCAATGAACATGAAGTATCGATATCCTCTGCAAAAACAGTTTTTCAAGCATTTAAATCAGAAATAAACAAAGAACGCTTTACGATAAGAGCTTTTTACATAAACAAATATGGAGATTGGCTTGATAGTGATAGTTCAGAAAAAATCCTAATTGATGAATCTAAAAACAAAAACACAACAAAAAAACAAATTTTCAATCAAGAAAAAATTAACTTCCTGGACGGAGTTGATTTTCAAAATGTTGATGTTTGGTTTCCTCTTTTACATGGAATTAATGGAGAAGACGGATCAATTCATGGCTTACTGAGATTCACAAAGAAACCTTTAGTCGGATGTGGAATTATAGGCTCTGCACTTGGAATGGATAAAATATTGATGAAAATAATTTTCTCAAATCTAAAAATTCCACAAGTTAATTATCTAGTTTTTCAGAATCAAGATCTTAACGATGAGGAAGTAAAAAATAAGTTAATTCATGAAATCTTAAAAAAATTAAATTTTCCTGTTTTTGTTAAACCATCGAACTCCGGATCATCTCTAGGCATCTCCAAAGTCATAAATAAGTCAGAAATAATACCAGCATTAGAAAAAGCTCGGGGAATAGATCCAAGTATCTTAATAGAGGAAGGTTTAGAGGTAAGGGAGATTGAATGCGGAATAATTGGGAATTCAAAACTCTTAACCTCTGAGATAGGTGAAGTTAATTACAAAAGTGATTGGTATGATTACAACTCAAAATATCACTCAAATAACAAAATAATTATCCCAGCCGAAATAGATTCTAAAATCTCAAAAGAAATTAAAGAAATCGCTATTAAAAGTTGTAGAGCACTAAATATTTTCGGTTTTGCGAGAGTAGATTTCTTTTTAGAAAAATCTTCAAATAAAATTTTTTTAAATGAAATAAATACAATTCCTGGTTTTACAAAAAATAGTATGTTCCCAATGCTTTGGAAAGCTTCAGGTTTAAAAATTGAACAACTTGTGGCTAAACTGGTAGATATATCTTTAGATTTGTAATTTAAATCAAATGTTGCATGGACTTCTTTGGTTACCATTACTTTTAATCTTCATTTTATTAACTGCGCTTGGATGGTTAGAAAGAAGAAGGCAAAATCTTTTTAGAAGTTGGGCGAGTGATTCTGAACTATGCAAGTTAGACAGTTCAGGTGCAGCCTCTTTAAAAGATGGGGAGTTAAGGTGGAGCGCATTTGAAGCTGGTAAATTTGAAGAAAAAGATAGTTTTATAATCAAAAAACTAGAGTTGGTTGAATTAATGGCACTAACTTCAGGAGAAGCTCCTCTAACAAATGAATCTCAAGGTAAGTGCAGGTTGAGATTAGTAGGTGACGGGAAAGAGATGGATGTACCTTTTTCAGATGCAGAACAAGCGAGAGAATGGATGGATCAATTGATGGAAAAAGCTAGATGTGACCTTTGAAAACCAAAAAAAAATCAAAAATAGAAGCTTTTTTTTTCTAATTTCATTTTTCTTTTTAACAAGCTTATTAAGCATAAAAACTCTCAAAAAAGTTGATATTAAGGACATTAGGGTTTCTGGTAGTGAATTATTTTCACCGAATGATGTGATAAATAATTCATCTTTAAAATTCCCGATCCGATTAATTTTTGTCAAAACTTATTTGTTAGAACAAGAGTTAAAACAAAATTTGTCTCTCAAGAATGTTTCAGTAAACAGAGAATTATTTCCTTTTGGTTTGAAAGTTCATATTGATTCAAGAATCCCAATAGCTTACGGTGAGAGAATATTAAAAGATAAAAAAATATTAGGCTACATTGATAAAGATGGAATTTTTATAAATAGACAAAATGCAGACAAAAAAACTTTAAACAAATTAACCATAGAAGTGTTTGGATGGAAAGAAAAATTTAAAAAAATATTATCTGATATTTTTATCGCTATAGAAAATTATGAATTAGAGATAGTTAAAATAACTTTTTCATCCGATGGGTTTCTAACTGTTGAGGAAAAAGATTTAAAAACAATATTCTTAGGATTTAAGCCAAATTTAATCAACTATCAATTACAAATAATCAATAATCTGAAAAATGAATTTAAGAAAAGTAGCTTTTCAAAAAAAATAGATAATATTGATCTTACTAACCCAGATAAACCAAAAATAAAAGTGTTCAAACCCTAATATTTAAAAAAGGATTTTGAGTAATTTTTTTTAATTATTGTAGTGTTGATATGGGTTTTGCATTCAAAACAAAATATTTAATAAATAAATATTTTTAGGATTTTCCTCAACAAATTCCTACAGATGAGCGCAGTAAGTTCATAATGCACCCAATACTAGTAATAGATTCCTATTAAGAGATGAGCTTCGGTAACAATCCAAACTTTGATCAATCGAGAGAAATCCTTCCAAGCCAAAACGCCAAAATAGAAGTTATTGGTGTAGGTGGTGGTGGCAGTAATGCAGTCAATAGAATGATAAATAGTGATTTAGAAGGTGTTTCATTTAGAGTCCTCAATACAGATGCACAAGCCCTACTACAATCTTCTGCAGAAAGTAGAGTTCAACTTGGACAAAACCTCACTAGAGGTTTAGGTGCAGGAGGGAATCCAAGTATTGGACAAAAAGCAGCCGAAGAATCCAAAGAAGAACTTCAACAAGCTTTAGAGGGATCTGATCTAGTTTTTATAGCCGCTGGAATGGGTGGAGGAACTGGCACAGGTGCAGCTCCCGTTGTCGCAGAAGTAGCAAAACAAAGTGGTGCTCTAACTGTAGGTATAGTAACCAAACCTTTTTCTTTTGAGGGGAAAAGAAGAATGCGTCAAGCAGAGGAGGGGATCGCAAGACTAGCTGAAAACGTTGATACTCTTATTGTTATTCCAAACGACCGATTAAAAGATGTTATAGCAGGAGCTCCCCTTCAAGAAGCATTTAGGAATGCTGATGATGTTCTAAGAATGGGCGTCAAAGGCATAAGCGACATAATTACTTGCCCAGGATTAGTTAATGTTGATTTTGCAGACGTAAGATCAGTTATGACAGAAGCTGGCACTGCTCTCCTCGGCATAGGAATAGGTTCAGGAAGATCGAGAGCTATAGAGGCGGCACAGGCTGCAATGAATAGTCCTTTACTAGAAGCTGCTAGAATTGATGGAGCTAAAGGCTGCGTTATAAATATTACTGGTGGCAAAGACATGACTTTAGAAGACATGACCTCTGCATCTGAAATTATTTATGATGTTGTTGATCAAGAAGCAAATATTATTGTTGGTGCAGTCGTTGATGAAGCAATGGAAGGGGAGATACAAGTTACTGTGATTGCTACAGGATTTGAGACAACTCAACCATTAAATCAACAAAGAATAAAAAACAGATTATCTAATCAACCCTTATATAATTTTTCCGAAAATAAAGAATCAGGAGCTAGTATTCCTGAGTTTTTGAGATTAAGGCAAAATAAAAAAGATATAGGTTAAAAGGTAAAATAGAGTGACTCGGTTATCTCGCCTGCCTCAAGCATCCCTTGTGGCTGCTACCTTCCGGTCCTGACCAGGTTTAGGCGTTAAAACCGCGAAAGGCCGAGTCAAGATCATATTAGCAATTCTTGTTTAAAAAAGATACATAAATTTATTATGTTACCTTCAGACCTAGTTAACTATAAAAAAAAATCTCGCAAAATCATTGCTCTAACAGCATGGGACTCCATATCAGGATCTATTGCAGAACAAGCAAATGTTGATCTTGTACTAGTAGGAGATTCATTAGCAATGGTCTGTTTAGGATACAAATCGACATTGCCATTAACTTTGGAAAATATAATTTACCATACTAATGCTGTTTCTAGAGGATTCAAGAAGAAAATTGAGGAACAACCTTTAGTAGTTTCAGATATGCCTTTTCTAACTTACCAATGTGGTGAGGATAAGGCTGTTGAGTATGCAGGGAAAATCATTCAGAGCACTTATGCAAAAGCTGTAAAAGTGGAAGGGGCAGAACCAGAAATACAAAAAGTTATCTCTAGATTAATAAGGATGGGAATCCCTGTTATGGGTCATATAGGTCTTACACCACAAAGCTACCTAAATATTGGATTAAGAAAACAAGGAGAAAGCTTAGCAAGCCAAGAAAAAATTAAGAAAGAGGCTTCAATTCTTGAAGAATTAGGATGTTTTTCAATAGTTCTTGAACATATTCCTGATTTGCTTGCTAAAGAAATAAAAAATTCTTTAACAATTCCCATAATAGGTATTGGTGCAGGCAATTATTGCGATGGGCAAGTAAGAGTTACTGCAGATTTGTTAGGCCTAAATGATGATCAACCACCATTTTGCCAACCAATTATCCAGGGAAAGAAATTATTTAAGGATAAATTAAAAGAATGGGTAGACTCTGAAAGACTTAATTAATCTCATCCCACCACTTAAACATAGAAACAAGAACTTGATTGCTTAGTTCCATGCCATTAGGCTCACTTAAAAAGAATCTATAACCCTTTCTTACTAAAAGTCCACTTTCAAGAAACCTTTCCCATTCTTTGAGCAATTTACTAAAGTTGCTTTCAAATTTTTTGTTCTCCCAGTTTTGTTCTTGAAACACTTTTTTGATATCTAAACCCTCTTTGAGTCTTAATCCCAACATTATTTTCTCATCAAGTTCTTTGTAGACAAAATCCTTATTAGTTAAGGATGAATCTAAATTAAATTCGTATTGTCTAATTACCCATTCTTTATATTCTTTACTAACTCTTGGTCTAGTTAATTTTTCCCCCCAAGGTGAACTAGTGGAGCCTTGACCAAAACCCCACCAGCCTAAACCACTCCAATAAACTCTATTGTGTCTCGATTGATGTCCCGGAAGGCAATAGTTTGAGATTTCATATCTTGAATACCCTAAGTTTTTTAAAATTAAATGTGTTGATTCACTATTTCTAACAGCTTCTTCATCACTTGGGAGTTTTAATTTGCCTAAATTAACTAATTTCTTAAAAACAGTGCCATTTTCAATATTTAAATCGTAAATAGATAGATGCGGCGGTGAAAATGTTATTGCTTTTTTTAAGTCATCTTGCCATTCTTTAAATCCACTAAGTGGCAAGTTTTGTATTAAATCTAAACTCCAGCTTTTTATTAACCCAGAATCATATTCTCTCTTCAACCAGAAACAAGATTTTTCTGCATCTTCTTTCAAATGACGCCTTCCCGACTTTTGAAGTACCTGATTATTAAAACTTTGTACTCCGAGACTAAATCTATTTATCCCAGCATTTATGAATCCAAAAAGATCATCTTGAGTAAAACTAGCTGGATCAATCTCCATAGTGATTTCAGCACCATAGTCAATGCCATAATTTTCTTTAAAAAGATCAATTAATTCTTTGATTTGGCTGGGATCTAAAATTGATGGTGTACCACCTCCTATATAAATTGTCGATAGAGGTGATTTATGTTTAATTGACAATATTTCTTTAAATAAAAATTGCAAATACTCTTGAACAGTTTTGCTTCCATAACCTTTTAAAGTTTCAACTTTGTTTCCTAATGGAATAACTGCAAAATCACAATAAAAACATCTTCTGTGGCAAAAAGGAATGTGCACATAAGCACTTCTTGGAAACTTATTCATAATATAAATTCATTCTTAAGCTCCAAAAAAGTATTAAGGATCAAAAAAATAAGATCCTTATTTACTCAATTAATAAATCCTAGTAGATTATATATATGACAGATATTTTAGTATTAATTTTATTTGTATTGTCTGGGGCTGCTTCAGGATGGCTTGGTGTTGATTTATTGCCAGTAGACATACTCAAACAGGTTTCTAATGTAGAAGGTTTTAGAATTGTTTTAGCAATAATTGGTTTTTTTGTAGGATTAGCAGCTGGTTTTGTATTTCTTCAACTTAGAAAGACGTTTCTTGATCAAATAAGAACAATGCCAACAGATTTACTAATAAGTAGGTCCGTTGGTTTAATTTTAGGATTACTTGTTGCGAATCTGCTACTTGCTCCAATACTATTAATTCCCTTCCCTAGAGAGGTTTTTTTCGCAAAACCCTTGGCAGCTATATTAAGCAACATTTTCTTTGGTGCGCTTGGTTATAAGTTGGCAGATACCCATGGAAGGACATTATTGAGATTATTCAATCCAAATAATACTGATGCATATCTAGTTAATGAAGGTATACTCCCTGCTGCAAGTCCAAAAATTCTAGATACCAGTGTAATTATTGATGGAAGAATCAATGGCCTATTAAGTTGCGGATTATTGGAAGGGCAATTAATTGTTGCTCAAAGTGTAATTGACGAATTACAAACTTTAGCTGACTCAAGCAGTAATGAAAAAAGGTCGAAAGGCAGAAGAGGTCTCAAGTTATTAAAAGAATTAAGAGATCTATATGGGAGAAGACTTGTAATAAACCCAACAAAGTATGAAGGTAATGGGGTAGATGAAAAACTCTTGAAAATTACTGAGGATATGACAGGAACTTTAATTACGGCTGATTACAATCTTTCTCAGATTGCTGAAGTTAAAGAATTAAAAGTTATGAATTTGAGTGATCTAGTTATTGCTTTAAGGCCAGAAGTTCAACCAGGAGAATCACTGAATATAAAAATCGTGAGAGAAGGCAAAGAAAAAATGCAAGGTATTGGATATTTAGATGACGGCACAATGGTTGTTATTGACGAGGCAAAGAATTTTGTTGGCAGCAGATTAGATATTATTATCACAGGAGCATTACAAACTCCCACTGGAAGAATGGTCTTTGGAAAACTAATAAATAATCCTGAGTCAAACAAATCTTTTAAATCACCAGCGACACAGGGCTAAATCTAGCTAGAATCAGTTCAATCTTAATTTCGTGATACAAATGACTGTATCTGCTCCTTATTACGGGGAAAATACCGTTATGAGGACCCCTCCCCCTGATCTCCCATCTCTTTTATTGAAAGAGCGAATTGTTTATCTTGGTTTACCATTATTTTCAGATGATGATGCTAAAAGACAATTAGGAATGGATGTAACTGAGCTAATCATTGCTCAACTTCTTTATTTAGAGTTTGAGGATCCAGAAAAACCAATCTATTTCTATATCAATTCAACGGGGACAAGTTGGTACACTGGTGATGCAGTTGGTTTTGAAACAGAAGCTTTTGCTATCTGCGATACAATAAGTTACATCAAGCCCCCAGTACACACAATATGTATCGGACAAGCAATGGGGACTGCCGCAGTTATCCTTTCATCTGGCACTAAGGGACAAAGGGCGGCTCTTCCACATGCTTCTATTGTTTTACATCAACCTATAAGCGGAGCAAGAGGCCAAGCAACCGATATCCAAATAAGAGCTGAGGAGGTTTTGAAAAATAAAAAATCAATGCTGGAGATTCTATCTCGTAATACTGGGAAGACTATCGAAGAACTCTCAAAAGACTCTGACAGGATGAGTTATC encodes:
- a CDS encoding D-alanine--D-alanine ligase family protein, which encodes MIGGKKKCIGLIFGGNSNEHEVSISSAKTVFQAFKSEINKERFTIRAFYINKYGDWLDSDSSEKILIDESKNKNTTKKQIFNQEKINFLDGVDFQNVDVWFPLLHGINGEDGSIHGLLRFTKKPLVGCGIIGSALGMDKILMKIIFSNLKIPQVNYLVFQNQDLNDEEVKNKLIHEILKKLNFPVFVKPSNSGSSLGISKVINKSEIIPALEKARGIDPSILIEEGLEVREIECGIIGNSKLLTSEIGEVNYKSDWYDYNSKYHSNNKIIIPAEIDSKISKEIKEIAIKSCRALNIFGFARVDFFLEKSSNKIFLNEINTIPGFTKNSMFPMLWKASGLKIEQLVAKLVDISLDL
- a CDS encoding FAD-binding oxidoreductase; amino-acid sequence: MISKLKFIDKFREVKNLEIIENKSDVKRLSKDFYNYSPILTEKLDECIADVVVRPSDHKAVKEVAEICWELSIPLTLRGSGTGNYGQAVPLFKGVVMQMSQFNKLEEFDPDTGFVKVQSGCVMGDLNKQLDKYGRELRLLPSTWKTATIGGFIAGGSGGIGSIRWGFLRDPGNLLGLEAVTMNEKPELLKFDAEESEPLNHAYGTNGIITSLLLATDIKRKWYSLVIDCIEFEKTIEILKTLTSAAINLKLGAILEEEIVDQMPKWFKGKSRSHKILIQSTLGGIKTIELICKKFKVESTLLGEEEKLVNGISEVVWNHTTLHMRSRDKNWTYLQMLLPLNNEIELINFLRKKWGKKVLWHLEAVSQQGSPRLAALPVLKWNGPEELKEIMEDCKKLGAFIFNPHVLTVEGGGLGVVDADQVKAKLRFDPKGLLNPGKLEGWEVREQFKI
- a CDS encoding bifunctional folylpolyglutamate synthase/dihydrofolate synthase produces the protein MKNANLKIFELLSPKYERDNIKLGLSRIKKALQELGNPCGNVPAIQIIGTNGKGSIAAYIESILFEAKKNFGVTTSPHLFDVCERIRVNKKNISKTDFEKIYKLIETKFSKFELTPFEKIICCALNFFDNKKVELLILEAGLGGRLDATTAHKSRPIIAIGNIGLDHKEFLGDTIEKIAKEKLAVIEQNSIVISCHQNSKVENLITKKVKEAGAAIIWKDSISNSYELGLKGIFQKQNASVAVGAIEALNNLGFNIKEKHISEGLKKTTWNGRLEIINYLNKEILVDCAHNYPAAKALSNERSNWENEDKGIYWILGVQRQKDIYAILKTLLKKNDHLLLVPVPNQPCWQLNDLSQIKEIDFQKIIEFKKFEHAIEYLFSLETWPPNHPVVTGSIFLVAEFIKFAYKQKF
- a CDS encoding cell division protein FtsQ/DivIB — protein: MTFENQKKIKNRSFFFLISFFFLTSLLSIKTLKKVDIKDIRVSGSELFSPNDVINNSSLKFPIRLIFVKTYLLEQELKQNLSLKNVSVNRELFPFGLKVHIDSRIPIAYGERILKDKKILGYIDKDGIFINRQNADKKTLNKLTIEVFGWKEKFKKILSDIFIAIENYELEIVKITFSSDGFLTVEEKDLKTIFLGFKPNLINYQLQIINNLKNEFKKSSFSKKIDNIDLTNPDKPKIKVFKP
- a CDS encoding amidohydrolase family protein, which codes for MSNSGTAEVLIPRSLCLIEDIDNLIIDVEDLCSVSISWEDGLVSELKPLKNKITKPKNILFPRFVETHSHFDKSFTWADFPNLESNYGGALSVNLEEHKTRTTDKVLERVDKSLKLAIQNGYRAIRSHIDTYKGQSIDIWIELFKLQKIFSSELTLQYVALAPVEFWDTTDGEDLAKIFSSNGGILGGVIVPPFNKKNTSKFLAKMLLLARKYKLEIDLHIDESIIEPGAGIKVLLETIENLKINSIPITCSHLSSLISLSNSEILNLGEKMAEKNIKVVALPLTNFWLLNRSNKTTSFKRPVAPIKQLQKSHVDVSLGSDNVQDPWYPFGNFDPFYMLSCSMPMLQLNPWERMTLSSIFLAPSRLLNLKWDGLIKKGCPADFVILDAQRWADVFSSNLKRKVFINGDLHS
- the miaB gene encoding tRNA (N6-isopentenyl adenosine(37)-C2)-methylthiotransferase MiaB; amino-acid sequence: MLTNTKPDEKIFQKNSTTGSYWITTFGCQMNKADSERMAGTLEKMGYTRADNELNADLVLYNTCTIRDNAEQKVYSFLGRQAKRKHKTPSLKLVVAGCLAQQEGESLLRRVPELDLVMGPQHVNNLENLLGKVDLGNQVAATEENFISEDITSARRESSICGWVNIIYGCNERCSYCVVPSVRGKEQSRYPNAIKSEIQKLAGDNFKEITLLGQNIDAYGRDLPGTTKEGRKENTLTDLLYYIHDVKGIRRIRFATSHPRYFSKRLIQACYELDKVCEHFHIPFQSGNDEILKQMSRGYTIKKYKNIIENIRSLMPDASITADAIVAFPGETEKQYQDTLKLITEIGFDQVNTAAYSPRPNTPAAVWSNQLSEEVKKARLQEINDLVEKTARSRNKRYINNIESVLIEGLNPKNSSQIMGRTRTNRLTFVEIPKNIDFNFSLGDEIDVRINETRPFSLTGELYL